From one Phycodurus eques isolate BA_2022a chromosome 19, UOR_Pequ_1.1, whole genome shotgun sequence genomic stretch:
- the telo2 gene encoding telomere length regulation protein TEL2 homolog isoform X1 encodes MESPTLTADVRLEVSQCFQSLTLSAPKEDAIRALQTLCSYLDEAPENASALVQKENFRRSHFTRTLQFLVKNIQADWLHDLTVAQRSELWDGLFMRGPPEQALLVLMEGIGALRPGSNLDHLVSITERFIKSGRTAELLWSYCPAAGPADSPQLREALVSRIVALPDLTANKLQHKNKSSFLPQQYYPLLAKEMLTALERTCKALKDGTSCSLTFVAQTLGKLCAQGHGGLLLAAMTPKMSSATRTDMVWQRVCWKLLENVPQRWMESVLTGLVQAVRGPDALGRIMGNLVLTNKTAQFVITHKLLLLQYKFETRTLRVILGYLAADKERRPLLIQVLRSVSQAWANPSAVKHTPLEQQLYVSKALLLCVSLLEDAELQELRSELLQCMLGGMQSHLDSSVVRIRHIGMVVGECLSSRMNINGTKLQFEFEQDEETRELVSLMTPINMDESEPESEDGVSRPLEIRETPPIYNESSPNEQETRSSKNEPDSDLDSDDEFTPYDMSGDQEINKASPPRYLRDCLENLISSEDPERVELSLTVTESLVRKNVFAAKEVSVQLTKVLLHMEDKYNINGFLALRQATMVAIVVTDCIPVTEYLTTEFYSLNYSLRQRLDILEVLAVAAQELSLPTPGNADPIVATDVTPDSANNSAHWQQVVEKRIQAKTKRISKGAVQPPAKAAANRYAPVAGYFFFPLLRNYDKPQVTFDLLGSDHLVLGRLIHTLGVFMHLAVNAPVAAQMGRALLGFVWTVRYHTDQLVRRGVLFAVCSVFMSMPCQNLLVDLADQLFETRSWLADVAEGDLDADCQSLAVQCLVLLDKSLKKQLQSPQALSIESR; translated from the exons ATGGAGTCTCCTACCCTGACTGCTGATGTTCGTCTAGAAGTGTCCCAGTGTTTCCAGAGCCTCACTTTGTCAGCTCCAAAAGAAGATGCTATCCGTGCTCTTCAAACCCTCTGCTCTTACTTGGACGAAGCACCTGAGAATGCGAGCGCTTTGGTCCAAAAGGAGAATTTCCGCAGGTCTCATTTCACTCGCACTCTTCAGTTCCTGGTTAAGAACATTCAAGCCGACTGGCTGCACGACCTGACTGTGGCACAGCGTTCGGAATTATGGGATGGCCTCTTCATGCGTGGACCTCCTGAACAGGCTCTGCTGGTGCTGATGGAGGGAATCGGAGCGTTAAG accaggttcaaatctggacCACTTGGTCAGCATCACAGAGAGATTCATCAAGAGCGGTCGCACGGCTGAACTGCTGTGGTCCTACTGTCCGGCCGCGGGTCCCGCAGACTCCCCCCAGCTCCGAGAGGCCCTCGTGTCACGTATTGTGGCGCTGCCTGACCTCACTGCCAATAAActgcaacacaaaaacaaatcctcCTTCCTTCCTCAGCAGTACTATCCTCTGCTGGCTAAAGAGATGCTCACCGCCTTGGAGCGGACATGCAAGGCGCTCAAAG ATGGCACGAGCTGTTCCTTGACTTTTGTGGCTCAGACACTTGGAAAACTCTGTGCCCAAGGACATGGTG GTTTGTTGCTGGCAGCGATGACTCCCAAAATGTCCAGCGCCACACGCACAGACATGGTGTGGCAGAGGGTTTGCTGGAAGCTGCTGGAAAACGTTCCCCAGCGCTGGATGGAGAGTGTGCTCACCGGCCTGGTTCAGGCTGTCCGTGG GCCTGATGCTTTGGGTAGAATCATGGGGAATCTTGTGTTAACAAATAAGACGGCCCAGTTTGTCATCACGCAtaaactgctgctgctgcaataTAAATTTGAG ACTCGCACGTTGAGAGTGATTCTGGGTTACCTCGCTGCAGACAAGGAGAGAAGACCGCTGCTTATCCAA GTGTTACGGTCGGTGTCCCAAGCATGGGCCAACCCCAGCGCGGTGAAACACACTCCCCTGGAGCAGCAACTGTACGTCAGCAAGGCCCTGCTGCTGTGTGTCAGTCTGCTGGAGGACGCCGAGCTGCAGGAGCTACGTTCAG aactGCTGCAGTGCATGTTGGGAGGCATGCAGAGCCACCTGGACAGCAGCGTGGTGCGCATTAGGCATATTGGCATGGTAGTGGGGGAGTGTCTGAGCTCCCGCATGAATATCAACGGAACCAAGCTCCAATTTGAG TTTGAACAGGATGAGGAAACTCGAGAGCTGGTTTCTCTCATGACTCCTATTAACATGGACGAATCAGAACCTGAATCGGAAGATGG GGTCAGCCGTCCTCTAGAGATCAGAGAAACTCCACCAATTTACAATGAATCATCaccaaatgaacaagaaacGAGATCATCCAAAAATGAGCCAGACTCTGACCTGGATAG TGATGACGAGTTCACGCCTTATGACATGTCTGGAGATcaggaaataaataaagcttCACCACCACGCTACCTCCGAGATTGCCTAGAAA ATTTAATTTCCTCCGAAGACCCGGAGCGCGTGGAGCTCAGCTTGACGGTTACCGAGAGTCTGGTGAGAAAGAACGTCTTCGCAGCCAAGGAG GTCAGTGTCCAGCTAACCAAAGTTCTGCTTCACATGGAGGATAAATACAACATAAATGGCTTCCTGGCTCTCAGGCAGGCCACCATGGTGGCGATTGTGGTCACTGACTGCATCCCG GTGACCGAGTACCTGACTACAGAGTTCTACTCCTTAAACTACAGTCTTCGCCAGCGCTTGGATATTTTAgag GTTCTTGCTGTGGCAGCTCAGGAGCTGTCGTTGCCAACCCCAGGAAACGCGGATCCGATTGTCGCCACAGATGTCACGCCCGACTCGGCTAACAACTCGGCTCACTGGCAGCAGGTTGTTGAGAAGCGCATTCAGGCAAAGACTAAGCGCATCAGTAAG GGAGCCGTCCAGCCTCCAGCAAAGGCCGCAGCCAACCGTTACGCACCGGTTGCTGGATATTTCTTCTTTCCTCTACTCAGAAATTATGACAA GCCTCAGGTGACCTTCGACTTGTTGGGAAGTGACCACCTGGTGTTGGGCAGGTTGATCCACACCTTGGGCGTCTTCATGCATTTGGCAGTGAATGCACCG GTTGCTGCGCAGATGGGTCGTGCTCTGCTTGGCTTTGTGTGGACGGTGCGCTACCATACTGACCA
- the telo2 gene encoding telomere length regulation protein TEL2 homolog isoform X2, giving the protein MESPTLTADVRLEVSQCFQSLTLSAPKEDAIRALQTLCSYLDEAPENASALVQKENFRRSHFTRTLQFLVKNIQADWLHDLTVAQRSELWDGLFMRGPPEQALLVLMEGIGALRPGSNLDHLVSITERFIKSGRTAELLWSYCPAAGPADSPQLREALVSRIVALPDLTANKLQHKNKSSFLPQQYYPLLAKEMLTALERTCKALKDGTSCSLTFVAQTLGKLCAQGHGGLLLAAMTPKMSSATRTDMVWQRVCWKLLENVPQRWMESVLTGLVQAVRGPDALGRIMGNLVLTNKTAQFVITHKLLLLQYKFETRTLRVILGYLAADKERRPLLIQVLRSVSQAWANPSAVKHTPLEQQLYVSKALLLCVSLLEDAELQELRSELLQCMLGGMQSHLDSSVVRIRHIGMVVGECLSSRMNINGTKLQFEFEQDEETRELVSLMTPINMDESEPESEDGVSRPLEIRETPPIYNESSPNEQETRSSKNEPDSDLDSDDEFTPYDMSGDQEINKASPPRYLRDCLENLISSEDPERVELSLTVTESLVRKNVFAAKEVSVQLTKVLLHMEDKYNINGFLALRQATMVAIVVTDCIPVTEYLTTEFYSLNYSLRQRLDILEVLAVAAQELSLPTPGNADPIVATDVTPDSANNSAHWQQVVEKRIQAKTKRISKGAVQPPAKAAANRYAPVAGYFFFPLLRNYDKPQVTFDLLGSDHLVLGRLIHTLGVFMHLAVNAPVAAQMGRALLGFVWTVRYHTDQLVRRGVLFAVCSVFMSMPCQNLLVDLADQLFETRSWLAEYIHSCAGFSEEDKDPGCPAMHILSMT; this is encoded by the exons ATGGAGTCTCCTACCCTGACTGCTGATGTTCGTCTAGAAGTGTCCCAGTGTTTCCAGAGCCTCACTTTGTCAGCTCCAAAAGAAGATGCTATCCGTGCTCTTCAAACCCTCTGCTCTTACTTGGACGAAGCACCTGAGAATGCGAGCGCTTTGGTCCAAAAGGAGAATTTCCGCAGGTCTCATTTCACTCGCACTCTTCAGTTCCTGGTTAAGAACATTCAAGCCGACTGGCTGCACGACCTGACTGTGGCACAGCGTTCGGAATTATGGGATGGCCTCTTCATGCGTGGACCTCCTGAACAGGCTCTGCTGGTGCTGATGGAGGGAATCGGAGCGTTAAG accaggttcaaatctggacCACTTGGTCAGCATCACAGAGAGATTCATCAAGAGCGGTCGCACGGCTGAACTGCTGTGGTCCTACTGTCCGGCCGCGGGTCCCGCAGACTCCCCCCAGCTCCGAGAGGCCCTCGTGTCACGTATTGTGGCGCTGCCTGACCTCACTGCCAATAAActgcaacacaaaaacaaatcctcCTTCCTTCCTCAGCAGTACTATCCTCTGCTGGCTAAAGAGATGCTCACCGCCTTGGAGCGGACATGCAAGGCGCTCAAAG ATGGCACGAGCTGTTCCTTGACTTTTGTGGCTCAGACACTTGGAAAACTCTGTGCCCAAGGACATGGTG GTTTGTTGCTGGCAGCGATGACTCCCAAAATGTCCAGCGCCACACGCACAGACATGGTGTGGCAGAGGGTTTGCTGGAAGCTGCTGGAAAACGTTCCCCAGCGCTGGATGGAGAGTGTGCTCACCGGCCTGGTTCAGGCTGTCCGTGG GCCTGATGCTTTGGGTAGAATCATGGGGAATCTTGTGTTAACAAATAAGACGGCCCAGTTTGTCATCACGCAtaaactgctgctgctgcaataTAAATTTGAG ACTCGCACGTTGAGAGTGATTCTGGGTTACCTCGCTGCAGACAAGGAGAGAAGACCGCTGCTTATCCAA GTGTTACGGTCGGTGTCCCAAGCATGGGCCAACCCCAGCGCGGTGAAACACACTCCCCTGGAGCAGCAACTGTACGTCAGCAAGGCCCTGCTGCTGTGTGTCAGTCTGCTGGAGGACGCCGAGCTGCAGGAGCTACGTTCAG aactGCTGCAGTGCATGTTGGGAGGCATGCAGAGCCACCTGGACAGCAGCGTGGTGCGCATTAGGCATATTGGCATGGTAGTGGGGGAGTGTCTGAGCTCCCGCATGAATATCAACGGAACCAAGCTCCAATTTGAG TTTGAACAGGATGAGGAAACTCGAGAGCTGGTTTCTCTCATGACTCCTATTAACATGGACGAATCAGAACCTGAATCGGAAGATGG GGTCAGCCGTCCTCTAGAGATCAGAGAAACTCCACCAATTTACAATGAATCATCaccaaatgaacaagaaacGAGATCATCCAAAAATGAGCCAGACTCTGACCTGGATAG TGATGACGAGTTCACGCCTTATGACATGTCTGGAGATcaggaaataaataaagcttCACCACCACGCTACCTCCGAGATTGCCTAGAAA ATTTAATTTCCTCCGAAGACCCGGAGCGCGTGGAGCTCAGCTTGACGGTTACCGAGAGTCTGGTGAGAAAGAACGTCTTCGCAGCCAAGGAG GTCAGTGTCCAGCTAACCAAAGTTCTGCTTCACATGGAGGATAAATACAACATAAATGGCTTCCTGGCTCTCAGGCAGGCCACCATGGTGGCGATTGTGGTCACTGACTGCATCCCG GTGACCGAGTACCTGACTACAGAGTTCTACTCCTTAAACTACAGTCTTCGCCAGCGCTTGGATATTTTAgag GTTCTTGCTGTGGCAGCTCAGGAGCTGTCGTTGCCAACCCCAGGAAACGCGGATCCGATTGTCGCCACAGATGTCACGCCCGACTCGGCTAACAACTCGGCTCACTGGCAGCAGGTTGTTGAGAAGCGCATTCAGGCAAAGACTAAGCGCATCAGTAAG GGAGCCGTCCAGCCTCCAGCAAAGGCCGCAGCCAACCGTTACGCACCGGTTGCTGGATATTTCTTCTTTCCTCTACTCAGAAATTATGACAA GCCTCAGGTGACCTTCGACTTGTTGGGAAGTGACCACCTGGTGTTGGGCAGGTTGATCCACACCTTGGGCGTCTTCATGCATTTGGCAGTGAATGCACCG GTTGCTGCGCAGATGGGTCGTGCTCTGCTTGGCTTTGTGTGGACGGTGCGCTACCATACTGACCA